TCATAAAGGGTGACTGCATAGGGATCGGCCAGCACGGTAGAAGCTTCGTCAAATTCGATTCCGTGCTTTCGACGATTTGATGCCGCCTTTGCATCCTCCCATTCAAAGCCCTCGATTTTCATCAAGGTCTCCGTTGCGCTGCCCTAAAACCCTGGTGGAGAATACCGGGTTCGAACCGTGTCTTCGGCGTTAACTATATGGCCGACGCTCTGCCAGACTAAGCTAATTTACCAGAAGCTACGCAGTCGCTTTGAGTACACCTGCCGGTATATTTGTCATCGTAATTTCACGAAGGTTCAACTTGCGACTGGCGTTATCGATATCTATCCCGACCAAATTCCCAACTTCGTCATAATCGAGCGTGATCCCTTC
The window above is part of the Calditrichota bacterium genome. Proteins encoded here:
- a CDS encoding DUF2283 domain-containing protein codes for the protein MKLNYYSETDSLYIDLSEAVSAESREVSEGITLDYDEVGNLVGIDIDNASRKLNLREITMTNIPAGVLKATA